In the genome of Paenibacillus pabuli, the window GTCGTACAGCGCCGGAACAGAAGCCAAAGGAAATAACACTTAATCCCGCAGCAGCGAAGCTGGATGAGTTGATGAAGAAGCACACGCTTGACGACCTCCAAAAGATTCACGGTGGCACAGGGGGCCAGAAGTCGAAGTTGGAGAAGCAGCACATATCTGCTCAGAGCCGGACAAAGACATTACAGGAACAACTTGACCGTCTGCCTTTACTTGATCGGGATGTGGAAGAAATACGTTTGGATTCAGCCGACCTACTGGAGCAGATAAAAACACTGTATGAACCGGTTGAAGCTGCTGAGGTTACGAATAAAGAGTTGAATGAATTGAAACTACAAATTGAATCTGCTAGAGCGCGGGTAGCTGCTGCCAAGGATCGATACATGGAAGCATTTAACGAGCCTATCGACGACACTTGCCCAACCTGCAATCGGCTACTGGATGAAGATTCCGTCAAGGCAGTAACAGACACCAAGGAGAGCAAGAAGAAGCTCCTGCGTGCAGAACATGAAAAGTTGGTCAAAGAACGCAATGAACTTGAGGCGAAGGCATCCGAAATCCAGCCTATTGACTTGGCGGAACAATGGAAGTTGCTGAGAGAGGCGGAAGGCAAACGAGATGCTTTAGAGGACTTGTTGGCAGCAGAGAAGAACCGGAGCAGCCTTGCGGAAGAAGTTGCAGCAGCGAAGCAGGCCGAAGCAGACACACTTACCAGCCTGAAAGAATCCGTCTTTATCCTGGACGCAATCAAGTCCTATAAAGCCAAAGAAGCCGAACTGCAAGCCAGTAAGGTGCAATCTCTCTTCACCAGCCTTTCGATACGCCTCTTCAAATATGTGAAGTCTAACGATTCATATGAGCCCGATTTCAGCATCCAGATGAACGGCAAGGATTACCTGGCATTGTCTACTGGCGAACGCATTGAGGCGGGTCTTGAGCTGACGGAAGTGTTGTTCAAACAATCCGAGCTAATTGTCCCGACCTTTATCGACAACATTGAAAGTTACACAGGCCGTGTGGCGGTGTACGACCAACTGATTACGGGCCGAGTGGTTGATGACCAGGAATTGAAAATAGAAGCGGAGGTAGCGTTGAGATGATTAGAACAGTCAATTTTGCTGGATGGCACTTTCAAGGTAACGGCGACAGCATCATGGTTTTGAGGAAGTTGAATAACCAAGGGATTGTCGAGGTGGCATTTCCATTCCTTGAAGATACACCAAACATTGATTTGAAAATAACAGAGGCAATGGATCTGCGGAACGCCTTGAATGATCTTATCGGGCCAGTATTGACCCTCCCAACTCCACAAGCAGAGTTGTTTCCACAAACACAGATTTCAGTCTCAGATCAGAGTGCATTCAGCAGTTTATTTGACAGATTTCCGACCGACTTCGAAGGAGATAAGCAAGCGCGGAAAGCATTAACGTTAGCCGCTGGGATATTAGGGTTACCAATGGGGGCATTCAGGCCATGAGAAAAGGCCATCCTTTCTTTCTCCAGGTTCCTTTACTGCAAACCTTAAAAATTGAGTCCGGCAAAAAGATAGAACTTCCCGGAGGAGAGACGTTAGTTGTCCATAGCATCCTATCAATAGAAGTGAAGGACATGAAAGCCCACATTTTTGGCCTTACCGCAAAGGAGTAACACCTAAATAATCATTCCAATAAAATCATTAAATCTTAGGAGGCTACAAGCCCATGACAAAAACACCGAACACTGAAATCCAAAAAGTTGACATTAACCAAATCCAAGCAATCGGAGAATTCGGCGTTGCCGAACTGATGGCAATGAAAGAATCCATTGCAAAGAAACTCACTGTTCCTCAGTTCAATCTTTTCATGTATCAGATGAACCGTATGGGTCTTGACCCGAGCTTGGGCCACGGTGTTCCGATCCTGTACGGTCAGGATGTAAATATCAGAATTGAGTATGAAGGGTTCCACTCACTTGCTAGAAAGTCTCCTGGTTATATGAGTGTTCACAGACAGGTTGTATGTGATAACGAGGTGGACGATTTTGAGGCAGAAACAAACGATGAAGGTATCGTCACAAAGATTCGTCACAAGATCAGATTTCCCCGCGGTAAGGTTGTAGGTTCGTATGCTATTGCGAGAAGAGAAGGTAAGCCGGATGTAATTGTCCTGTGTGATCAGGCTGAATTTGAGAAATACGCGAAGAAGAACCCAAGCTTTTGGAAGTTGGAAAACGGATCGCTTGATCCTGATATGTGCAAAAAACACGCTGCTACTCGTGCAGTTAAAGAACAATATGACATCGCTCTTGCGGTTGAAGAAAATATGATGGCTCTAAATTCCACAGAGAACAACGAACCAGTTCGTCGGGATATCACCGCTGAATCCAAGGAGACAGAACCTGTGAAAACCATTGCGCCAGATAAGGATGACAAAGAAGAAACCCCAGTTGACCGCACTAAAGCACTCAAAACCCAAATCAAAGCCAAGTATCAAGCTTTGGGTCTAAAAGATAAATCGGAATTTGATGCCCATGCTGCTGAGTTCTTCGCGGTTAAAGGCGATGTTCCAACAGAACCGGAAATCATTGCGTATCTGAAAATCATGGACCAACAGATCCAAGCCGCAGATGACAACCTGCCTGTGTAAGCCATGGTCGAAATATACCGATTAAGCCCGGATTGCCAGGTATGCGGTAGAGATATAACCGCAGGACGTGAGCAGTACAACAGGGGTCGCAGAGTATGCGATGACTGCAAGACATCACTGGAGGCGAATGACCGTGCTAGAAGAGAAGCCCGTGCAGCTCGACTTGTTCAGCAGCTTGACCGAACCAAAGGGGCCGCCTCCGGCCCCAGTACTAAACGGCATGTATTACGAAAAGGCCACTGACAAGTTTGTATCTTTCATGCTTGGGAAACGGCATTACGAAGAGCCTGCCCGTGGGTGCAAGCATCCGAAGGAATGGCAGGAACGAATAAAGAGGGAGCGGAGCATATGAAAGTAGACATCATAGCATCCGGATCTGGCGGCAATTGCATCGCCCTCACATATGAAGGACGCACGATCCTGATCGACGCAGGTGTTGCCAAAACAAAGATTGCAAAGCGGCTGCTTGAGGTTGGAATAAGGCCCGACCAGGTAACGGACATCTTTATCACTCACGCCCACGGCGACCACATCAAGGGATTGCCACTGGCTAATCAGTATCGGATACCAGTATGGGCAACAGACGGCGAATGGAAAGGAATATCCGGTGTAGACGAGGAGCTGCGCCGGGTCGTGGAAACCAGATTCAGTAAGTACGAATCAATCCAGTTGGGAGATATTTGGGTCTATCCCTTCAAAACCCACCATGACGCATACGAACCTATCGGATATGCAATTGAAGCAGATAACGGATCAAGGGCCTGCGTAGTCTTCGATACTGGCAAATACGATCAAGACATGCTCGACATGATGGAGGGCAGCATTTACATCATCATCGAAGCTAATCACGACCCGGACATGGTGGAGGCATCGAATTACCCCATCAGCGTCCAGTCACGCATCCTCAGTGACTTGGGACACCTAAGTAACCAGCAGACAGCCGAAGCGCTTCAGAAGTTAATCAGGGGCAACGGAGAACGCATATACTTGACGCACTTATCCAGTAACAATAATAGCCCGATCCTGGCAGAAATGACCGTGAAAGCGGCGCTCCGGCAAAAGGGTTTTATAGCAGGGACACATTATGAAATTGAGGTGGTCAGCACATGAATACAGTTCAAATCAAAATCGTCGCCCAGTACAAGGCCAAAGATAAAACGATGTTTTACACAGATGAAAAATTTATTGCTCGCCGGGTGGGTGCGCACTTTATGGATTACACGACACCGTTCCAAATTATTGACGGTAAACGTTCGGGTCACGAAATCCCTTTTAAAAATGCGATCGTACTGAAGGAAGAAAAGTCTTATACCCAAGAGCAATATGACGAAATCTTGAGTCAACGAAACGAAGCGCTGGAGATGAAAGACGAAGTTATCGCAGTTCTTGCAAAG includes:
- a CDS encoding recombinase RecT produces the protein MTKTPNTEIQKVDINQIQAIGEFGVAELMAMKESIAKKLTVPQFNLFMYQMNRMGLDPSLGHGVPILYGQDVNIRIEYEGFHSLARKSPGYMSVHRQVVCDNEVDDFEAETNDEGIVTKIRHKIRFPRGKVVGSYAIARREGKPDVIVLCDQAEFEKYAKKNPSFWKLENGSLDPDMCKKHAATRAVKEQYDIALAVEENMMALNSTENNEPVRRDITAESKETEPVKTIAPDKDDKEETPVDRTKALKTQIKAKYQALGLKDKSEFDAHAAEFFAVKGDVPTEPEIIAYLKIMDQQIQAADDNLPV
- a CDS encoding ATPase, with the protein product MAKHVRLIETEVINFTELRSKKVEYGDITRLSGKNGQGKTSIGTAPVWTLYGTDLFGNKYNPSPTNYEFDRVFASTILQVDGLPIKFAREINEKGSNVFYINDVPAKAKEFEATVAELFDKDEFLSFYNPIYFFGRHWTKQREQIMKYTTPPAKKEVFQEMSRTAPEQKPKEITLNPAAAKLDELMKKHTLDDLQKIHGGTGGQKSKLEKQHISAQSRTKTLQEQLDRLPLLDRDVEEIRLDSADLLEQIKTLYEPVEAAEVTNKELNELKLQIESARARVAAAKDRYMEAFNEPIDDTCPTCNRLLDEDSVKAVTDTKESKKKLLRAEHEKLVKERNELEAKASEIQPIDLAEQWKLLREAEGKRDALEDLLAAEKNRSSLAEEVAAAKQAEADTLTSLKESVFILDAIKSYKAKEAELQASKVQSLFTSLSIRLFKYVKSNDSYEPDFSIQMNGKDYLALSTGERIEAGLELTEVLFKQSELIVPTFIDNIESYTGRVAVYDQLITGRVVDDQELKIEAEVALR
- a CDS encoding MBL fold metallo-hydrolase — encoded protein: MQASEGMAGTNKEGAEHMKVDIIASGSGGNCIALTYEGRTILIDAGVAKTKIAKRLLEVGIRPDQVTDIFITHAHGDHIKGLPLANQYRIPVWATDGEWKGISGVDEELRRVVETRFSKYESIQLGDIWVYPFKTHHDAYEPIGYAIEADNGSRACVVFDTGKYDQDMLDMMEGSIYIIIEANHDPDMVEASNYPISVQSRILSDLGHLSNQQTAEALQKLIRGNGERIYLTHLSSNNNSPILAEMTVKAALRQKGFIAGTHYEIEVVST